Proteins from a single region of Mumia flava:
- a CDS encoding MarR family winged helix-turn-helix transcriptional regulator, with protein sequence MPSVAGAERLAVALTHLGRALRSNAHRWEPADTRLRRADVAVLKRLATAGEQRVTAIADSFGLNPSVVSRQVTALEAAGLVERRPDPADARAGLISLTDAGRDELSRIWRAYAERLCQQVPDWDDETTDRFADLSVELAASMLRDELDPVDA encoded by the coding sequence CCACCTCGGCCGTGCGCTGCGGTCGAACGCCCACCGCTGGGAGCCGGCCGACACGCGGCTGCGCCGGGCGGACGTCGCCGTCCTCAAGCGCCTCGCGACCGCGGGCGAGCAACGGGTCACGGCGATCGCCGACTCCTTCGGGCTGAACCCGTCGGTCGTGAGCCGCCAGGTGACGGCGCTCGAGGCCGCGGGACTGGTCGAGCGGCGCCCCGACCCGGCCGACGCCCGAGCCGGCCTCATCTCCCTGACCGACGCCGGCCGCGACGAGCTGAGCCGGATCTGGCGCGCGTACGCCGAGCGGCTCTGCCAGCAGGTCCCCGACTGGGACGACGAGACCACCGACCGCTTCGCCGACCTCTCGGTCGAGCTCGCCGCCTCGATGCTGCGCGACGAGCTCGACCCGGTGGACGCCTGA